Part of the Tolypothrix sp. PCC 7910 genome, GCCAGTAACGCAGCAGCAAGTTGTGCATGGATGCGGGATGCACTACGCCCATTGTGTGGCGTTGTTCGCGGGTACGTAGCAGATATTTTTTGAAATCTGATAAGCTTTGTACACCTTGGTCGTAAAAGCGTTTCGCTAAAGTAATAGCGTTACCGTTACGAGTCATGGTGAGAGAACTCACCACTGGTAACGGTTGGTTTTTACGTCCGCCCAATGTTAACCACATTGGCATACCCGAAGGCATTTGAGCAGCATCTAAATAACCACCAGCAATCCCATCTTCAATCCCACGCCAGCTGGTTTCCCGGACTAAGTTAACTTCATCTAAACCATGCTTGGCAAAAAAGCCTTTTTCTTTGGCAATCGCTAGAGGGGCGCAAGCGGTGAGGGGTAAGAAACCAATTTCTAAGTTGACTTTTTCTAAGCCATGACGGGAAATATTCGCAGTTTTCCGCGCCCGAATTTTCTTAATGCGTTTCTGCTGGTTGAGGAAGTAAATCATCTCACTCCGCAGACGGTAGTAGCTAGGATGTTCTACTACTTCCATGCGCTTGCGGGGTCTGGGGATATCTACTTCTAAGATGTCACCAATTTTCGATTCGGGGCCATTGGTCAACATCACAATTCTGTCAGATAGCAATACTGCTTCATCTACGTCATGGGTAACCATTACCGCCGTGACTTGATTTTCTTCGCAGATTTGCATTAATTGTTCTTGCAAGTTCCCCCTAGTTAATGCATCCAAAGCACCAAAGGGTTCATCTAGTAATAATAACTTAGGACGAATTGCCAAAGCCCGCGCGATCGCGACCCGTTGTTTTTGTCCCCCCGATAACATTCCCGGCTGTTTATCTGCATGGGGACGTAAACCCACCATATCTATATGTTTATCGACAACAGCTTTGCGTTCCGCAGCCGGCATTCCTTTCATGACTGAATCTACAGCCAAGGCGATATTTTCTCTCACTGTCCGCCAAGGTAGTAGGGAATAATTTTGGAATACCACCATCCGGTCTGGGCCTGGTTTGGTAATTCTTTGTCCTTCCAAAGTAACCACACCGTCAGTTGGTAAATCCAACCCAGCAATCATATTTAGCAGAGTAGATTTACCACAACCGGAGTGACCAATTAAAGAAACAAACTCACCTTTTCTAATTTGTAAGTCAATTCCTTTGAGGGCAATATACTGACCACCACCAGTTAACTCAAAAACCTTATCAATTTGATCAACAGCAACGAATACGCTCATTTGTCAATTGTCCTTTGTTATTTGTCAATTGTCCTTTGTTATTTGTCCTTGGTCATTTGTCCTTTGCTAATGACTAATGACTAATGACCAATGACTAATGACTATTTCTGTTCTGCAGGTAAAATCAGGTTTTGCAACCAAGCCATTAATTTATCGAGGATTAAACCGACAACACCGATATAAACTAGAGCTAAAATTACTTCGCTGACGTTGTTATTTTGATAAGCATCCCAGATGAAGAAGCCAATTCCCACAATACCGGACATGACAATTTCTGCGGCGATAATCGCTAACCAAGCCAAACCAATCGCAATTCTTAAACCTGTGAAAATGTAGGGTAAAGCAGCAGGAATTAAGATGTTGGTGAAGTATTCTTTACGGCTCAATTGTAGAACTTTAGCAACGTTGTTGTAATCTTGGGGAATTTGAGTTACACCCACAGCGGTGTTAATTAATATCGGCCAAATTGCGGTGATGAAGATCACGAATAAAGCTGCTGGTTCGTTTTGGCGTAATGCTGCTAAGGAAATTGGTACCCAAGCTAGAGGAGGTACAGTCCGTAATAGTTGAAAGATGGGGTCTAAAGCTTTAGACATGGTTTTATTAACCCCAATCAAAATACCCAACCCAATACCAACAAATGCCGCTAGTGTGTAACTAATTGCAACCCGTTGTAAGCTTGCCCAAATCTGCCAAAAAAGGCCTTTATCTGTGCCACCTTTATCGTAGAAAGGATACAAAATCAACAGCCAAGTATCTGAGATCACCTGAATTGGCCCTGGTAAGGTTGCGCCAGGAGTCAAAGCAAATAGTTGCCACACAACCAGAAAGATAATAATTGCGATCGCAGGTGGGACAACATTGGGAAATTGCTTTTGCAGACGGGATATAAAGCTGTTATCTAACCTAGGACTTGCAGGGCGCTTTTGGGCAATAGTCATAAGATTTTATCTCCTCTAAATCGGGTACTTGGCGTTTTGTGTTTGGTGTTTGGTGTTTGGTTTTTGATATTTGTTATTGGTAATCAAGAAAATTCACCAATAACTTTTGACTGTTAGACGCGATTAATCGCGTCTCTCTAACTTTTGACTAGATGCTTACTTTTTTAATTTTGAGGCTCTTGATATATTCTTCTGGTTTTTCAGGGTCAAACTTGGTGCCATCAAAAAATTCTTCCACACCACGAGATGTATTTGTAGGAATATCTGCTGCTGCAATTCCTAATTCTTTCGCAGCTTCTTTCCAAATATCTTCGCGGTTAACTTTATTAATTAATTCTTTGGCTTTTGCACCATTATTCGCAATGTAATCTTTGGGTAAGAATCCCCAGCGAACGTTTTCTGTGATAAACCATAAATCATGGCTCTTGTAGGGATAAGAAACGTTACCTTTTTCATCTTTCCAGTAGTAAGCCGCCATTGTTTTATCATCAATTTTGCGGCCATCACCCATATCATATTTACCTTGATATGGAGCTGCCAAAATTTCTGGTGAGGGAAGGTTGAAATAATTTCTACCGGCGAGAATTTGCGCTGCTTCTTTGCGGTTGTCAAAATTATCCAACCACTGCTGCGCTTCCATGATACCTTTGAGTATTGCTTTGGTGGCTTTAGGATGTTTGTCTACCCAATCAGCTCTTATCGCCAAGTATTCTTCTGGATGATTTTTCCAAATCTCTGCGGTTAATGCTGCCATGTATCCAATTTTGTCTGTGACAATGCGGTAAGGCCAGGGGTCACCAGTACTGAATGCATCCATAGTTCCAGTCTTCATGTTGGCGACAGTTTGCGCCGCAGGTACGGTGAGCAACTTCACGTCTGCATCGGGGTCGATACCACCAGCTGCTAACCAGTAGCGAATCCATAAATCTTGGTTAACGTGGGGGAAAGTGAAAGCTGCGGTGAAGGGTGTAGAAGATTTCAGTTGCGTAAATATAGACTTAGCGCTAGCCAATTGTAAAGTAATACCTTTACCTTGGTGCTTATTGGCGATCGCAATTCCATTCCCATGTGTAATTAATTGACACAAAACATACATGGGAATTTTTTGATTTCCCTTGGTAATTAGGCCTTCTGTAATTAAATGAGGCATTGGCATTTGCCATTGACCACCATCAATCCCACCACCAGCAGAACCAATTTCCAAATTATCTCTTGCTGCACCCCAAGAAGCTTGTTTGGCAAGTTCTACGTTCATGCCATATTTCGTAAATAAGCCTTTTTCTTTAGCAATAATTAGCGGTGCAGATTCCACAATGGGAATATATCCCAGCTTGACTGTTGTAGTTTCTGGCTTTTGTTCGGAGCCAGTATTAGCTACTTGCTCTGCTGTCGGTTGCGCTGTGCTACCACCACCAGCGCTTTCAGGAGGATTACCTAAACAGCCTTTCAAGAATACAGCACCCGCAGAAGCTCCGGCTGTTACGATAAATTTACGGCGAGAAAACTGATTCAGAAATTCTGTCATGGGGTCTCCTTAAAAGTGCAATTTAAGTTTTTTCGTACGGCAATTAAGACAAGAAAAGAAACTATTTCTTGCACGTCCTAATTGTTAATCTCTTTGTTTTTGGGTACACAGATTTTCGTCATTCCTGAAAGAAATGGCGATTACATGTACTGTATTTATCAGAAAGATTTTGGAAATGGATAGACTAGAATCTAGGCAACCGGGGAACCATCACTTAACTTGTTAAAATTAGTTTACAGGTATTAAGGTCTAAATGGTTAACTCTGAATCAAAAGTATTAAATAAATATTAGATTGGTTATATAAGTAAAATTTTATCTAACTGCCCTCAAACCGCCGCAAAGTTCTAATATATCAATTCAAATTTATACATTTTATTGTTTAGAAGCTATGAATGCACATTTTTAGCAAGGTTATATTGCTTCTTTAATCATCATTTACGCAAATTTCTTATAGAAACCATTGTATGAATCTATGATAGGTAATGTGATTCATTAGCTTATCTAAAGTCATAGAACAGGCGATAGGTTTTGTTATCTGCTGCTTCGGTAGTAACGCACCATATTCTAGATATTGATACGGTGTTTGGTGACAAAATAATCCCAGATCGCTTAAGTCGATCCAGCCGCTTGCGGGAGTTTCCACGCCACTTGCTCCACTTAGGAAACCCACTTAAGCAACTTGGTTCCCTAGGTATATTTCTAAAATCAATATGAATCCTATAGTAGGTGTGATTTTAGGTTGCTTCAGCAAAAAATTTGAAACAAGAATGAAATAGATGGGTAGAGAACACTACTGCACTCTCCGAATAATTTATTTGTCGCAAACATTATTTGAATTGGTACAACCATAAAAAATAAAGCCCGCGTGGGCGGGCTAACAGAAAAATTACTATTAAGTTGTTTGAATAGAATAATTATCTAAGTAAATCAGCTTGTTCTATTGTTTCTTGGGGTTCAACTGGCTGTTTAAATGCAAACCGTAATAAAGGCGGTGCGAGAAAAGTTGTGAGAATCACCATAATTACGATCGCAGCTTGCAAAGATTTATCTAAAGTCCCAATAGCAACAAACATTGCAGCGGCGGAATAAAGGTTATTGTTAATCTCGGCGGTTAGACCACCGAATAAGTCACCTTGCAGGTTTCTGAAATTGATAGTATTGGTTACAGACATATTATCAATGCTTTCAACGCAAGAACTGTTACATGAAAATTCGCAACAACTAATGATGTGCGCTTGGTAAATTGTATTTTTTAAGCCAATACAAAATAGGCACAGAAAATATTTTTCTGGCATTAATTCAGAAAAATTATGCCTTTCTCAGTAGTGCAAATCTCAAATAGAGATAGGCTTGGGACAAGACTCATCAAAATCTAGATGATAAACATTTATCGCAAGTTTAAGCTTTACTTATGAATAGCATTGAAAATCGTTTCAATTAGCTTACAGCTTTTTGAACCAATGTTGATCATTGGGATAACCAATTATTAAATCAATATTTAGATTCTCATCATAGAGAAAAACTTATATATTTCACTAAAGTAACGAATTATGCTTGATATTACATTAAATATATAGCTATATAAATAGCTATCATAGATTTATATCTATGGTATTTATTATTTATACTGATATATCTTATATAAGAGATAAGTGCGATCGCGCTTTAGTAACTGTGGCGTTCAAAATTCCAAAAGCTTACCTGTAGGATAGACATTTTGAATTTTGGGAATGGGCGGTTAACTTAAAAATTACTGTACTATTGGTTGAAAGCAGAAGTTTTAATAAGTTTTTAGTAAGCAATACTTTAGGATTAGCCGTTAGCATAGAATGCGTAGCGCCAACAGAAATTCAAAATTTATAATTGAAGTTCTGATTACAAATTTATTCATACATCACAATAAATGCAATAAAGCAGTAGGGGCTAGTATTTTTACTCAGCAATATATTCAAGGGATCATCAGACAAATAGGATCTGAAAATATCTCTTCTCTAGCCCCTAACTCCTTTTTGCAGCTAGTCTCAGTTGAACGCAAAGAATAGAACATTAGCGTTGATATTTTATTACTCAACACTAGAAATAAATAAAGTAGATAGCGCAGCGTAACCAGCAAAGAAAACTATAGCAGTCAGCATATGTAACTCCTTGTATAACTTGGTTTTAGGTGATAATTGATGCTATTAATATATGACTAATAGTCAGTACTAACATCTGCTTACAAGACTATTTCTACAGTATCTTTTGGTCAAAAATTGTTCAAATTTAACAGAGGGAATTATACCTAGAGAATTACCTACAATACATTAAGTTTTTCTCACCTTTGTTTTCTCTGCAACACGGATTTACTGCTTACCCAAGCAGTACGATGGCAAGCCACCAAATGCAACTGTACGATAGATATTTTTGTAGTTCTATTGGTTGGCAGATGAACATTGGAATAATCGAGCCTTACAGTAGCGGATTTTTGGAAGTTCTACCAGAGGGTGAAAGTAGCGACTATTGGCATATTGCAGCGATACATATTAATGGCAAAGCCTTTTGCCCTAGTCCTAAGCTTTATCGTTCTGAACGGGTGGCTTTAGCCAAAGCTGCACAATTATATGATTGGATAGCGGAGCATGAGCAAGAAATTAGTGAAGGGGATTGCTACTGCTCAACTTTGAAGCTAATGCTGTGGTATCAGCCTAAAGCCTCATAGCTATGTAGCATCAAGTAGGGCTATTTAGTCAAGATGCGATCGCCTTTATTGTAACGCTACACTAACCAACCTCTGGTGCGATCGCCTAGATTAGTTTTGACACGCAACTATCATTAACAATACATCGTCTAGAAAGATGCAATCTAGCCGTAACAAGATGTTGCGTGTCTTTGCTTATCATATTCAAGTCACTAAAATTAAACTGATCAAAGGATTAGGGGATACAAGTGAAAAAAATCTGGCTGCTGGGTTTGACACTAGTGAGCTTTGGCATACTGCTATTATTTAAGTTGCATTCTTCTATATCGGTAGTCCCAACCGTTCCATCTTCACCACCAAAAACCATCCGCTACGAGCAGCGCAGCCTACCGCAAAGTATAGTTCATATTCTGTCAATTCCCACTGATAGCCGATTTGTGGTTACTCCGGCAATATCGCCAAAAGCGGCTACTGTCCAACAATTTGCCCAGCAGCATCAAGCCAAGGCAATCTTAAACGCAGGCTTTTTTGATCCAGTTAACCAAAAATCTACATCCTATGTAGTTATTTCTGGTCGTGAAGTAGCCAACCCCAAAGACAACGAACGGTTGGTGAATAATCCCAACTTAAAACCTTACCTCAGTAAAATTTTCAATCGTGCAGAATTTCGCCGGTATCAATGCGGGGACACAGTTACTTACGATATTGTCTTGCACAATGAATCACCTTTAGCTGGGTGTCAGTTACTTGATGCTGTAGGGGGTGGCCCAGGACTCTTACCCGAAATCTCCTCAGAACAAGAAGGTTTTGTAGATAAAAGCAATGGACGAGATGCAATTGGTACTAATCAACCCAGTTCTAGAAGCGCCGTAGGGATTACTGATGATGGCAATATTGTGTTGGTAATGGTAGCTCAAAAGCCAAACGTCCGTCTGGCTAAATCTGGAATGACCTTACCAGAATTGGTAGATTTCATGAAAACCCTTGGTGTGAAAAAAGCCATGAATCTGGATGGCGGAAGTTCGTCTTCACTTTATTACAATGGCAAAACTGTTTATGGGAAGCTAAATATTCTCAGAAAACCTATTCAGCGACCTGTGAAGTCAGTTTTGTTGGTTAAGGAAAGTTAGAACCTTACTCTGGCAAATAAATAAAAAAATTTGCTTATAAATATTGCAAAATTAATAATTTAACTTAATATGATAAGCAGATTTTTATCTCTTCTATACTGATTAAGTTATGAATGCTAAATTATTGCTAGACAGCCAAAGGCTTGAGTGTAGATCCTCTTAAAGGAAGCTAGCGTTAACTATGAAATGATAAGAATGCTTTTTCCCAATTCCCCAATTCAGCTTATTAGTATTGAGAACAACAATCTATCTCCGACTAATTAGCAAGAATAGACAAATATAGAATTTTAGAGGGCGAACGATGGGACTCGAACCCACGAATGGTGGTACCACAAACCACTGCCTTAACCACTTGGCTACGCTCGCCATTAACTATCTGAGTATAGCACTCTTTTTGCTATTTAGTCCAGAAAATTTTTATTCTCGCAACGGACTCAGTTTATTTCAAGTCTCATGACTAAAACAAATCATAGCTGATAAAACATGAAATCCACAACAATTATTGCATATTTAGCAGCTGCAGGACTAGCCGTATTGGGCATAGCAATGTCTAGCACGAATCCTAACCAAACGCAATATGAAGATTATGCATCAGAGAGGTTGTCACAATATTTAAAAACGGATGTTTGTAAGAAAACACAAGGAATATTGCAAAATTTAATCAATTTCAATTGCGAAAAAACGGTAGATTCTTTTAATCCTCAAATGCGGGGAATTATCGCAGGAACTACACAAAGGCAAGATTTTCTGCTGTTTAGCATTTACCGTACAAATTTGAAACTAAATTCAGTTATACCTTCTTACAGTTTTGAGACAGTGGGAGCGTTTAATAGCTTTTATACTTACTCTGCACAGCAGCAATAAGGAGAGTCAAAGGTCTGAGAGACGCGATGAATCGCGTCTGTACAAAAGTCAAAAAATTGGTTGGGGATGGTGGCTTGATATTCGTCCTAAGTAGGGAAGAAGCAGGTATGAGTTGGGAATACTGCATAATGTAGACCCAGGCAAAGCTCTACTTTGTAATGAAACTCTGTCCTAACATTGGCTGTTTGTATGCTTATAATTCTGACACAGCAAGGTTTTGTACCAAATGTGGTAAACCACTATTGCTCAAAGACCGCTATCACTTGCTGCAATTGATTGGACGTGGTGGTTTTGGCATAACTTTTTTAGCGGTGGATGAACACCATCCACAAAAACCCAAGTACGTTATTAAACAATTTTGTTTTCCAGAAAACAACGGGAAAGGCTTTGAAAAGGCTGTGGAATTATTTCGCCAGGAAGCAGTGCGCCTGAGTGAGTTGCAGCATACCCAAATCCCCGAACTGCTGGATTATTTTGAACATGAAAATCAACTGTACTTGGTGGAAGAGTGGATTGCAGGACAAACGCTAGCACAGGAATTGCAACAGCAAGGGGTTTTTAGCGAAACACAAATTTGGGAACTGCTAAAAGACTTGTTACCAGTTTTGCAATTTATCCATGTCCGACAAGTGATTCACCGTGATATTAAGCCAGAAAATATCATGCGTAGAGCATCGCTGGCGGGTAAAGGGAAGGATTTAGTTTTAATTGACTTTGGAGTCGCCAAACAGATTACAGCCACAGCTTTGCTACACACTGGTACAACGGTAGGAAGTCCAGGCTATATGGCTCCTGAACAAATGCGGGGTAAAGCATTACCAGCTAGTGACCTTTACAGCTTGGGTGTGAGTTGTATTTACTTATTAACAGGAACTTCTCCCTTTGAGTTGTTTGATGTGACAAGCGATCGCTGGGTGTGGCGGGATTATGTGTCCAATAAAGGTAAAATCAATACTCGCCTGGGTAACATTCTCGATAAACTGCTACAAAATGCCCTTCCCCAACGCTACAAAACTGCTGCTGAAGCTTTGCAAGCGCTAAATTCGGCTATAAAACTTGAGTCTTCTCAGGCTGTACAGAAAAAACCAGCTTCTAACTTAAATTCTGAGGTAGGAGTGGATTACCGCCAATTACGCGATTTATTAGCGGCGAAACAATGGCAATCTGCGGATAAACTAACTTGGGTATTGATGTGTGAAGCACTGAAAAAGCCTAGTGGTAGTTATCTATTTACTAGCGATATTGAGAATTTGCCTTGTGAGGATTTACAAATAATTGACGAGTTGTGGCTAAAGTACAGCAAAGGGCGTTTTGGTTTCAGCGTTCAAAAGCAAATTTACGAAAGCGTTGATAGTGACTATGGACAGTTTTGCGCCTTGATTGGCTGGAATCTACCCCGCGCTACTTCTCCCATCCTGCTGCAGCAATTATCTTTTAATTTGTCCGCACCTATTGGACATCTCCCCTCTCACATTTGGGCTGGTGGTACTCAAGTGGGGCGACAGATTAGTGCGTTAGTTGAGAAATTGGGGAGATGTTAGGGATTGGGGACTGGGGACTGGGGATTGGGGATGAGGGAGATGAGGGGACAAGGGGAGAATAGCAATTACCCATTCCCACATGACAAATGACAAATGACAATTACCCCACAACTATTTATTAAGATATTTAAACAACTATAAAAATTCTTACCTTTGCCCATGCCTTCTGCGTATCTTTTGGTATCTCATGGAAGTCGCGATCCGCGTCCAGAAATTGCTATGCAGCAGTTGGCGAGGTTGATGCGTGACAAGCTACGAAGCAGCTACAACCAGGAGCCTTTGTTAGATGTAGCTTACTTAGAGCTGAGTCCGGAACCTTTGCACGAGCAGATTAAAAAATTTGGTGAAAAGGCTTTGGCATCTGGTTGCGATCGCATCAATATATTACCTATATTTCTGTTGCCGGGAGTTCATGTGATGAAAGATATTCCCGATGAAATTGCTCTGGCTCAACAGGCTTTAGGTCAAGATATGAAGATTGAGCTAAAACCATATTTAGGTAGTAACCCCAACTTACAAACTTTACTCGCTAAACAAATAGCTGAAAAAAAGACAGCTGCATGGATTTTGTTGG contains:
- a CDS encoding nitrate ABC transporter ATP-binding protein (This model describes the ATP binding subunits of ATP-binding cassette (ABC) transporters for nitrate transport, or for bicarbonate transport, in bacteria and archaea.); translated protein: MSVFVAVDQIDKVFELTGGGQYIALKGIDLQIRKGEFVSLIGHSGCGKSTLLNMIAGLDLPTDGVVTLEGQRITKPGPDRMVVFQNYSLLPWRTVRENIALAVDSVMKGMPAAERKAVVDKHIDMVGLRPHADKQPGMLSGGQKQRVAIARALAIRPKLLLLDEPFGALDALTRGNLQEQLMQICEENQVTAVMVTHDVDEAVLLSDRIVMLTNGPESKIGDILEVDIPRPRKRMEVVEHPSYYRLRSEMIYFLNQQKRIKKIRARKTANISRHGLEKVNLEIGFLPLTACAPLAIAKEKGFFAKHGLDEVNLVRETSWRGIEDGIAGGYLDAAQMPSGMPMWLTLGGRKNQPLPVVSSLTMTRNGNAITLAKRFYDQGVQSLSDFKKYLLRTREQRHTMGVVHPASMHNLLLRYWLASGGVDPDIDVDMSTIPPAQMVADLQNGSIDGYCVGEPWNYRAAVEGVGFTVATDLEVWLGHPGKVLGVREDWAEAYPNTHIALTKALLEACVYCADPKNAEEIRRITAGREYVSTDVEYIQLEDPDNLTCDLDHPLRDYAHHQFYSESAINRPSRTEQIWIMSQLARWGDTPFPRNWVEVVERVCRVRVFSTAARELGLDISYTRQPIQLFDGTPFNADDPISYLNSLQIKRDFSIAEVILDAPRRTAA
- the ntrB gene encoding nitrate ABC transporter permease; amino-acid sequence: MTIAQKRPASPRLDNSFISRLQKQFPNVVPPAIAIIIFLVVWQLFALTPGATLPGPIQVISDTWLLILYPFYDKGGTDKGLFWQIWASLQRVAISYTLAAFVGIGLGILIGVNKTMSKALDPIFQLLRTVPPLAWVPISLAALRQNEPAALFVIFITAIWPILINTAVGVTQIPQDYNNVAKVLQLSRKEYFTNILIPAALPYIFTGLRIAIGLAWLAIIAAEIVMSGIVGIGFFIWDAYQNNNVSEVILALVYIGVVGLILDKLMAWLQNLILPAEQK
- a CDS encoding CmpA/NrtA family ABC transporter substrate-binding protein, which translates into the protein MTEFLNQFSRRKFIVTAGASAGAVFLKGCLGNPPESAGGGSTAQPTAEQVANTGSEQKPETTTVKLGYIPIVESAPLIIAKEKGLFTKYGMNVELAKQASWGAARDNLEIGSAGGGIDGGQWQMPMPHLITEGLITKGNQKIPMYVLCQLITHGNGIAIANKHQGKGITLQLASAKSIFTQLKSSTPFTAAFTFPHVNQDLWIRYWLAAGGIDPDADVKLLTVPAAQTVANMKTGTMDAFSTGDPWPYRIVTDKIGYMAALTAEIWKNHPEEYLAIRADWVDKHPKATKAILKGIMEAQQWLDNFDNRKEAAQILAGRNYFNLPSPEILAAPYQGKYDMGDGRKIDDKTMAAYYWKDEKGNVSYPYKSHDLWFITENVRWGFLPKDYIANNGAKAKELINKVNREDIWKEAAKELGIAAADIPTNTSRGVEEFFDGTKFDPEKPEEYIKSLKIKKVSI
- a CDS encoding phosphodiester glycosidase family protein, which encodes MKKIWLLGLTLVSFGILLLFKLHSSISVVPTVPSSPPKTIRYEQRSLPQSIVHILSIPTDSRFVVTPAISPKAATVQQFAQQHQAKAILNAGFFDPVNQKSTSYVVISGREVANPKDNERLVNNPNLKPYLSKIFNRAEFRRYQCGDTVTYDIVLHNESPLAGCQLLDAVGGGPGLLPEISSEQEGFVDKSNGRDAIGTNQPSSRSAVGITDDGNIVLVMVAQKPNVRLAKSGMTLPELVDFMKTLGVKKAMNLDGGSSSSLYYNGKTVYGKLNILRKPIQRPVKSVLLVKES
- a CDS encoding DUF4359 domain-containing protein — translated: MKSTTIIAYLAAAGLAVLGIAMSSTNPNQTQYEDYASERLSQYLKTDVCKKTQGILQNLINFNCEKTVDSFNPQMRGIIAGTTQRQDFLLFSIYRTNLKLNSVIPSYSFETVGAFNSFYTYSAQQQ
- a CDS encoding serine/threonine-protein kinase; translation: MKLCPNIGCLYAYNSDTARFCTKCGKPLLLKDRYHLLQLIGRGGFGITFLAVDEHHPQKPKYVIKQFCFPENNGKGFEKAVELFRQEAVRLSELQHTQIPELLDYFEHENQLYLVEEWIAGQTLAQELQQQGVFSETQIWELLKDLLPVLQFIHVRQVIHRDIKPENIMRRASLAGKGKDLVLIDFGVAKQITATALLHTGTTVGSPGYMAPEQMRGKALPASDLYSLGVSCIYLLTGTSPFELFDVTSDRWVWRDYVSNKGKINTRLGNILDKLLQNALPQRYKTAAEALQALNSAIKLESSQAVQKKPASNLNSEVGVDYRQLRDLLAAKQWQSADKLTWVLMCEALKKPSGSYLFTSDIENLPCEDLQIIDELWLKYSKGRFGFSVQKQIYESVDSDYGQFCALIGWNLPRATSPILLQQLSFNLSAPIGHLPSHIWAGGTQVGRQISALVEKLGRC
- a CDS encoding sirohydrochlorin chelatase, translating into MPSAYLLVSHGSRDPRPEIAMQQLARLMRDKLRSSYNQEPLLDVAYLELSPEPLHEQIKKFGEKALASGCDRINILPIFLLPGVHVMKDIPDEIALAQQALGQDMKIELKPYLGSNPNLQTLLAKQIAEKKTAAWILLAHGSRRPNSLEPVEAMAQNLAAIAAYWAVPPSLESRVKELIAVSKWEIAILPYFLFAGGITDAIAQSIETLKLQFPLVNFHMAQPLGASTELAELIGDLIDR